Proteins encoded in a region of the Rubrobacter aplysinae genome:
- a CDS encoding BglG family transcription antiterminator, which yields MGLSVREIRLAEVLLRHPRGLTADDAAQRLSVSARTVYRDLQPVSEFLDSQGLRLVRQSGRGLSLEGSAERREEALEALGAMGPVSLPPQERQLSLLSTLLSARQPIKLRALASGLDVAVGTVSRDLDESERWISEYGLSLLRKRNYGVEISGREDDRRRAMSQLVFESLDETALLPRPRESEGDSSDFEESVRVESQSPVRQTSGVTGRLMKLIDEERLRKVRALTQEIARTLPYPITDSAFASLTVHVALMVERRLSGGEIEMSGGMLGRLQNTEEYAYALSLVRSLEESFVLELPAEEIGYVTMHLRGTKLREDESLKDYFETADIKIASQVKALIHYVEDQTAVELGDDSPLYTGLLAHIGRAIQRLEESMGIHNPLLAEVKQDYPALFELVSQGMKRVFVQENVPEEEVGFVAMHFGAALDRAQGGFPRHVLVLCSSGIATSRMLASRLETSFPQIQTIKNSSLFELGELDTGGFDLIISTVPLPIPDDSYVQVQPFLSGDEVERIRGHLREKSISARPSNRAAFESLKVFGGGQERFHRMVEATQVVAELVDEAFLAEHEAEGSLTEAVRKMCASLAGRGLVTHPQSLEGSLISRMELGGVGIPDTTLALFHARDGSVSRPSFSVHAFEDEPLEIKGLDDADMDIHRSLLMVAPMSLSPVALEAISEISVAMVEQPAEREAFESGSEERIVEVLENIFGRYLHDKLS from the coding sequence ATGGGACTCTCGGTCCGGGAGATACGTCTGGCCGAGGTCCTGCTGCGCCATCCCAGGGGCCTGACCGCCGATGACGCGGCGCAGAGGCTCAGCGTGAGCGCCCGCACCGTCTACCGGGATCTGCAGCCCGTATCGGAATTCCTCGATTCGCAAGGGCTGAGGCTCGTCAGGCAATCGGGGAGAGGGCTTAGCCTGGAAGGTTCTGCGGAGAGGCGGGAGGAGGCGCTCGAAGCCCTAGGCGCGATGGGGCCGGTCAGCCTGCCTCCACAAGAGCGACAGCTCTCGCTGCTCAGTACACTGCTCTCCGCGAGACAGCCGATCAAGCTCCGGGCCCTGGCGAGCGGGCTCGACGTCGCCGTCGGAACGGTCAGCCGCGACCTCGACGAGTCCGAAAGGTGGATCTCCGAATACGGCCTCTCACTCTTACGCAAGCGTAACTACGGGGTCGAGATCTCTGGCAGGGAAGACGATCGCCGCCGGGCCATGAGCCAGCTGGTGTTCGAGAGCCTGGACGAGACTGCTCTGCTCCCCCGTCCCCGTGAGTCCGAGGGGGATTCTTCAGACTTTGAAGAGTCTGTAAGGGTCGAAAGCCAGTCTCCGGTGCGGCAGACGAGCGGTGTGACGGGGCGCCTGATGAAACTCATCGATGAGGAGCGCCTGCGGAAAGTTAGAGCGCTGACCCAGGAGATTGCCCGTACCCTTCCGTACCCCATAACCGACAGCGCCTTCGCCAGCCTGACCGTCCACGTCGCGTTGATGGTCGAGCGGCGTCTTTCGGGAGGGGAGATCGAGATGAGCGGCGGGATGCTGGGGAGACTTCAAAATACGGAGGAGTACGCTTACGCCCTGAGCCTAGTTAGAAGCCTGGAAGAGAGCTTTGTCTTGGAGTTACCTGCCGAGGAGATCGGTTACGTGACCATGCATCTACGCGGCACCAAGCTCCGGGAGGACGAGTCTCTAAAAGACTACTTCGAGACCGCCGACATAAAGATAGCCTCTCAGGTGAAGGCCCTGATCCATTACGTGGAAGACCAGACCGCCGTAGAGCTTGGAGACGACAGCCCTCTGTATACGGGACTTCTCGCGCACATAGGGCGGGCCATACAGCGGCTCGAAGAGAGCATGGGCATCCACAATCCGCTACTCGCGGAGGTAAAGCAAGACTATCCGGCGCTATTCGAGCTGGTTAGCCAGGGTATGAAGCGGGTGTTCGTACAGGAGAACGTCCCGGAGGAGGAGGTCGGGTTCGTCGCCATGCACTTCGGGGCGGCCCTGGACCGCGCCCAGGGGGGCTTTCCCCGGCACGTACTGGTACTCTGTTCCAGCGGTATCGCAACCTCCCGGATGCTCGCTTCCCGGCTAGAGACGTCTTTCCCCCAGATACAGACCATAAAAAACTCCTCGCTCTTTGAGCTGGGCGAGCTGGATACCGGCGGCTTCGACCTGATCATCTCCACCGTGCCGCTGCCTATACCCGATGATTCTTACGTACAGGTACAGCCGTTTCTCTCGGGCGATGAGGTGGAGCGGATACGGGGCCATCTCAGGGAGAAGAGCATCAGCGCCCGGCCGTCGAACCGGGCCGCCTTCGAGTCCCTGAAGGTCTTCGGTGGCGGTCAGGAGAGGTTCCACCGGATGGTGGAGGCGACGCAGGTCGTGGCCGAGCTAGTGGACGAGGCGTTTCTCGCCGAGCACGAGGCGGAAGGATCGCTCACCGAGGCGGTTCGGAAGATGTGCGCCTCCCTCGCTGGTAGAGGGCTCGTCACGCACCCACAGAGCCTGGAGGGTAGCCTGATCTCGAGGATGGAGCTCGGGGGCGTGGGTATACCGGATACCACGCTGGCCCTGTTTCACGCCCGCGACGGCTCCGTCTCCCGGCCATCGTTCTCGGTACATGCATTCGAAGACGAGCCTCTAGAGATAAAGGGGTTGGATGATGCCGACATGGATATTCACAGGAGCCTGTTGATGGTGGCGCCGATGAGCCTGTCTCCCGTGGCCCTGGAGGCCATCAGCGAGATCTCGGTCGCGATGGTCGAGCAGCCCGCGGAGCGTGAAGCGTTCGAGTCCGGTTCCGAGGAGCGCATAGTGGAGGTGCTCGAAAATATCTTTGGCCGCTATCTACACGACAAACTATCGTAG
- a CDS encoding PTS mannitol transporter subunit IICB, with protein MAQAGTAGGESTGTSIRVKVQKFGSYLSGMVMPNIGAFIAWGLITALFIEDGWLPNERLAGLVDPMIIYLLPLLIAFSGGRMIYGVRGGVVGGIATMGVIVGTDIPMFLGAFIMGPLGGWVIKRFDGLLEGKIRQGFEMLVNNFSAGILGGGLAILGLYGVGPIVGALSGALGRGVEFIINLGLLPLVSIFVEPAKVLFLNNAINHGVLTPLGLDQASQAGKSILFLVETNPGPGLGVLLAYWFVGSGVSKASAPGAAIIHFFGGIHEIYFPYVLMKPALVLAVIAGGSSGLFVESIFNVGLVSTPAPGSIIAILALTPPGNFIGVLVGVATATAASFLVASVIIRRSPASPEDQQDLSQATQQMEEMKGSKSTGAEILGTSGAGSSSNGSSEEESSVVTAGDEEESFDYASVDKVIFACDAGMGSSAMGASLVRDKAKKAGLTDIEVKNVAINDLPSDADVVITHKDLTGRAQQKVPGAHHISVDNFLGSPKYDELIGQLSSARV; from the coding sequence ATGGCTCAGGCGGGAACCGCCGGCGGCGAGTCGACCGGCACAAGCATCAGGGTAAAGGTCCAGAAGTTCGGCAGCTATCTCAGTGGGATGGTGATGCCGAATATCGGGGCGTTCATCGCGTGGGGTTTGATCACGGCCCTGTTTATCGAGGATGGGTGGCTCCCGAACGAGCGGTTGGCCGGGCTGGTAGACCCCATGATCATCTACCTGCTGCCGCTGCTCATCGCCTTCTCCGGCGGGCGAATGATCTACGGGGTGCGTGGTGGCGTCGTCGGTGGTATAGCCACGATGGGCGTCATAGTCGGTACCGACATCCCGATGTTCCTCGGCGCGTTCATCATGGGCCCGCTCGGCGGCTGGGTGATCAAACGCTTCGACGGCCTGCTCGAAGGCAAGATCCGGCAGGGCTTCGAGATGCTCGTCAACAACTTCTCCGCCGGGATACTCGGTGGCGGCCTCGCGATACTCGGACTGTACGGGGTCGGGCCCATCGTCGGCGCGCTGAGTGGCGCCCTCGGCAGAGGCGTGGAGTTCATAATCAACCTGGGCTTGCTGCCGCTCGTGAGCATCTTCGTCGAGCCGGCGAAGGTGCTGTTCCTGAACAACGCGATAAACCACGGAGTCCTTACCCCGCTTGGCCTGGATCAGGCGAGTCAGGCGGGTAAATCCATACTCTTCCTGGTAGAGACGAATCCCGGCCCTGGTCTTGGTGTGCTCCTCGCGTACTGGTTCGTGGGTAGCGGTGTATCGAAGGCTTCCGCCCCCGGTGCCGCGATCATCCACTTCTTCGGCGGCATACACGAGATCTACTTCCCCTACGTTCTGATGAAGCCGGCGCTGGTTCTTGCGGTCATCGCGGGTGGATCCAGCGGCCTCTTCGTAGAGTCCATCTTCAACGTCGGGCTCGTCTCCACGCCCGCGCCCGGTAGCATCATCGCTATACTGGCGCTCACGCCCCCCGGTAACTTCATTGGCGTACTAGTGGGCGTCGCCACCGCCACCGCCGCCTCCTTCCTGGTAGCTTCGGTGATTATCCGGCGCTCTCCAGCGAGCCCGGAAGATCAGCAGGATCTTAGCCAGGCCACGCAGCAGATGGAGGAGATGAAGGGCAGCAAGAGCACAGGCGCCGAGATCCTTGGAACCTCGGGTGCAGGTTCTAGCTCAAATGGCTCCTCCGAGGAAGAGAGCAGTGTGGTCACCGCCGGAGACGAAGAGGAGTCCTTCGACTACGCCAGCGTGGACAAGGTCATCTTCGCCTGCGACGCGGGGATGGGGTCGAGCGCGATGGGCGCCTCGCTGGTGCGCGACAAGGCAAAGAAGGCCGGGTTGACGGATATAGAGGTCAAGAACGTGGCGATCAACGACCTCCCGAGCGACGCCGACGTTGTCATAACCCACAAGGACCTGACTGGACGTGCCCAGCAGAAAGTACCCGGGGCGCACCACATCTCGGTGGACAACTTCCTGGGCAGCCCGAAGTATGACGAGCTTATCGGCCAGCTTTCCTCGGCCCGGGTCTAG
- a CDS encoding HPr family phosphocarrier protein: MVEKEATVGPVEGLHARPAAVFVREAKKYSSEIKISHDEREANAKSSLQILTIGAKKGDTIKILAEGEDAEAATSALAELISKEEPA; encoded by the coding sequence ATGGTAGAGAAAGAGGCAACCGTGGGCCCCGTGGAAGGTCTGCACGCCCGTCCGGCCGCGGTATTCGTCCGGGAAGCCAAAAAATACTCCTCTGAGATCAAGATCTCGCACGACGAGCGCGAAGCAAACGCAAAGAGCTCCCTGCAGATTCTCACGATCGGGGCCAAAAAGGGAGACACCATCAAGATACTCGCCGAAGGCGAGGACGCCGAAGCGGCCACCAGCGCGCTGGCCGAGCTGATCTCCAAAGAAGAGCCCGCCTAG
- a CDS encoding mannitol-1-phosphate 5-dehydrogenase has protein sequence MRSVHFGAGNIGRGFIGQVLNRAGYEITFVDVQDKIVDALQKERRYDVILADESGERIPVDGVTALHSGNDKEAVVERVAGADLVTTAVGPNVLPAISGIIADGLAERARASAPPVNVIACENMVGGSEALRGYVMQHVPEESAGDVERVSAFPDSAVDRIVPEQSNEGLDVSVEPFYEWVVETSRIKGERPDVEGITYVDELAPYIERKLFTVNTGHAAVAYLGYARGWSTIAESVEDDSLREEVLGVLGETGRLLVEKHDFDEADHDRYKHKILARFRNPYISDDVTRVARTPIRKLGREERLVSPASQLLERGVEPVHLAEVIGAVLRYEDSGDEEAVELQEMIHSGGERATLAQCAGISEDHPLVELVLEEIEKR, from the coding sequence ATGCGGAGCGTACACTTCGGTGCCGGCAACATCGGCCGGGGGTTTATCGGCCAGGTGTTGAACCGGGCCGGGTATGAGATCACCTTCGTGGACGTACAGGACAAGATCGTGGACGCCCTGCAAAAGGAACGGCGTTACGACGTGATCCTGGCCGACGAGTCTGGAGAGCGCATTCCCGTGGACGGGGTTACCGCGTTGCACTCCGGGAACGATAAAGAGGCGGTGGTCGAGAGAGTGGCGGGCGCCGATCTCGTCACGACCGCCGTGGGCCCGAACGTCCTGCCCGCGATTAGCGGGATAATCGCGGACGGACTTGCCGAACGCGCTCGCGCCAGTGCGCCGCCCGTAAACGTAATAGCCTGCGAGAACATGGTCGGCGGCAGTGAGGCGCTGCGGGGGTACGTTATGCAGCACGTCCCGGAGGAGAGCGCCGGAGACGTAGAGCGCGTCTCGGCCTTCCCTGACTCGGCGGTCGACAGGATCGTGCCGGAGCAGAGTAACGAGGGTCTGGACGTCTCCGTCGAGCCGTTCTACGAGTGGGTGGTCGAGACGTCCCGGATAAAGGGCGAGAGGCCGGACGTCGAGGGGATCACGTACGTAGACGAGCTGGCACCATACATCGAGCGGAAGCTCTTTACCGTTAACACGGGACACGCGGCGGTGGCCTACCTTGGTTACGCGCGTGGCTGGTCCACCATCGCCGAAAGCGTCGAGGATGACTCGTTGCGGGAAGAGGTGCTCGGGGTGCTGGGTGAGACCGGGCGTCTGCTGGTGGAGAAGCACGACTTCGACGAGGCAGATCACGACCGGTACAAGCACAAGATATTGGCCCGTTTTCGCAACCCTTACATCTCGGACGACGTTACCCGGGTGGCACGCACGCCGATCCGCAAGCTGGGCCGCGAGGAGCGCCTGGTATCACCGGCGTCGCAGCTACTTGAGCGTGGCGTGGAGCCCGTACACCTGGCGGAGGTGATCGGTGCCGTGCTGCGCTACGAGGACTCTGGAGACGAGGAGGCGGTAGAGTTGCAGGAGATGATCCACTCTGGCGGAGAACGCGCGACGCTTGCTCAGTGTGCCGGTATCTCAGAAGATCACCCGCTAGTCGAGCTCGTACTCGAGGAGATAGAAAAAAGATAG
- a CDS encoding PTS sugar transporter subunit IIA, with product MSEILSQENIVLGASLSNQEEAIRRAGELLVGNGHVEEKYIDSMFEREESVSTFMGNAVAIPHGTSDSKQWVSQSGLSIITVPEGVEYGDGNVAKLIVGIAGKGDEHLEILSNIALVCSDEENVNKIVHAQSKEELMAFFEDVA from the coding sequence ATGTCAGAGATACTGAGTCAGGAGAACATAGTGTTGGGGGCCAGCCTGAGCAATCAGGAGGAAGCTATACGCCGCGCCGGCGAGCTGCTCGTGGGGAACGGCCACGTCGAGGAAAAGTACATAGACTCGATGTTCGAGCGGGAGGAGTCGGTCTCGACGTTCATGGGTAACGCGGTGGCCATCCCTCATGGAACCAGCGACTCCAAACAGTGGGTGTCGCAGTCGGGGCTCTCTATCATCACCGTCCCCGAAGGTGTGGAGTACGGCGATGGTAACGTCGCGAAGCTGATAGTCGGGATAGCCGGTAAAGGCGACGAGCACCTGGAGATCCTCTCCAACATAGCGCTGGTGTGCTCGGACGAGGAGAACGTAAACAAGATCGTCCACGCACAGAGCAAGGAGGAGCTGATGGCGTTCTTCGAAGACGTGGCCTAG
- a CDS encoding HPr family phosphocarrier protein — protein MKEEEVTIVPEEGLHARPAAEFVKAAKEYSSDIKVVKNGTEANAKSSLNLMSLGAKKGDKLVIRAEGDDQESAVDRLAALITEAT, from the coding sequence GTGAAGGAAGAAGAGGTCACGATAGTACCCGAAGAGGGGCTCCATGCCCGCCCGGCCGCGGAGTTCGTAAAGGCGGCCAAGGAGTACAGCTCGGATATAAAAGTCGTAAAAAATGGTACCGAGGCCAACGCAAAGAGCTCGTTGAACCTCATGAGCCTCGGCGCTAAAAAGGGAGATAAGCTCGTTATCCGGGCCGAGGGCGACGACCAAGAGTCGGCGGTAGACCGGTTGGCGGCCCTCATTACGGAGGCCACATAG
- the ptsP gene encoding phosphoenolpyruvate--protein phosphotransferase, with product MELKGKLTGVAASEGVAVGPVFVHSPGEFKPERETIVPGTEEEEVQSFDNAVESVVPKLSETAEKMRDNGNDNEAAIFDAHIELAQDPELAEGVAERVRNGESPESAVLAVGEEYAQMFAGMEDSYMAARADDVRDVVRQIAVEITGDTFASLEALQEPSVILSRSLAPSDTARVPKGMALGFVTAEGSKTSHVSIMARSMGIPAVVGVGVNLEEALDVETVAINGGEGYAIADPDDEALEDIQRLKERLEEERAALEEYKSVEGRTSDGRRVEISANLGSADEAKEALDWGAEGVGLFRTEFLFMERDELPTEQEQYEVYSSAAEAFGEKPLVFRTLDVGGDKDLPGVEQPEEENPFLGWRGIRMCLDVPELFKPQLRALLRAAAHGNVKMMFPMIVNSEEVRSARSLLDECRGELKKEGVEFGSVDVGVMVETPAAALCAAEIAREVDFFSVGTNDLVQYTLAADRGNERLRHFQGADHPAVLKLIGMTCKAAEEAGIWAGVCGEAAADPELIPRLVELGVKELSMSAPSIPKAKKVVSEI from the coding sequence ATGGAACTCAAGGGCAAGCTCACCGGCGTTGCGGCATCCGAGGGCGTGGCCGTGGGTCCGGTCTTCGTACACAGCCCCGGAGAGTTCAAGCCGGAGCGCGAGACCATCGTCCCCGGCACCGAGGAAGAGGAGGTGCAAAGCTTCGACAACGCGGTCGAGTCCGTCGTCCCGAAGCTCTCGGAGACCGCGGAGAAGATGCGCGATAACGGCAACGATAACGAGGCGGCGATCTTCGACGCCCACATCGAGCTCGCCCAGGATCCGGAGCTTGCCGAAGGCGTCGCGGAGCGCGTGAGAAACGGGGAGAGCCCCGAGTCGGCGGTGCTCGCGGTGGGCGAGGAGTACGCCCAGATGTTCGCCGGCATGGAGGATTCGTACATGGCCGCCCGGGCCGACGACGTGCGCGACGTAGTACGCCAGATAGCCGTCGAGATCACGGGCGACACCTTCGCGAGTCTGGAAGCCCTGCAGGAGCCGTCCGTAATACTGTCCCGGAGCCTCGCGCCGTCCGACACGGCGCGGGTCCCGAAAGGCATGGCCCTGGGCTTCGTAACCGCCGAGGGCTCGAAGACGTCTCACGTCTCGATCATGGCGCGTTCGATGGGCATCCCGGCCGTGGTCGGCGTGGGCGTCAACCTCGAAGAAGCCCTCGACGTCGAGACCGTGGCCATAAACGGCGGCGAGGGCTACGCCATAGCCGACCCGGACGACGAGGCCCTGGAAGACATACAGCGCCTCAAAGAGCGCCTGGAAGAAGAGCGGGCCGCCCTGGAGGAGTACAAAAGCGTCGAGGGCCGCACCAGCGACGGCCGGCGCGTCGAGATCTCCGCGAATCTGGGCTCCGCGGACGAGGCCAAGGAGGCCCTTGACTGGGGGGCGGAAGGCGTCGGGCTCTTTCGCACGGAGTTCTTGTTCATGGAGCGCGACGAGCTACCCACGGAACAAGAGCAGTACGAGGTGTACAGCAGTGCCGCCGAGGCATTCGGTGAGAAGCCGCTCGTCTTCCGCACCCTGGACGTCGGGGGAGACAAGGATCTGCCCGGCGTGGAGCAGCCCGAAGAGGAGAATCCGTTCCTCGGGTGGCGTGGCATAAGGATGTGCCTGGACGTGCCCGAGCTCTTCAAGCCCCAGCTAAGGGCACTCCTGAGGGCCGCTGCCCACGGCAACGTCAAGATGATGTTCCCCATGATCGTGAACTCCGAGGAGGTGCGCTCGGCGCGGAGCCTCCTGGACGAGTGCCGGGGTGAGCTCAAGAAAGAAGGCGTCGAGTTCGGCTCCGTGGATGTCGGGGTGATGGTAGAGACCCCGGCGGCGGCGCTGTGCGCCGCGGAGATAGCCCGGGAGGTGGACTTTTTCTCCGTCGGCACCAACGACCTGGTTCAGTACACCCTGGCCGCTGACCGGGGCAACGAGCGCCTGCGGCACTTCCAGGGTGCGGACCACCCCGCCGTGCTCAAGTTGATAGGCATGACCTGTAAGGCCGCCGAGGAGGCTGGCATATGGGCCGGGGTCTGCGGAGAGGCCGCCGCCGACCCCGAGCTCATACCGAGGCTCGTGGAGCTCGGGGTCAAAGAGCTTTCTATGAGCGCGCCCTCCATCCCCAAGGCGAAGAAGGTGGTGTCCGAGATCTGA
- a CDS encoding PTS sugar transporter subunit IIB — protein sequence MDFGAGDIIGDRIKEALDARGARYELEVVDAGDAAGLWADLIFVTDEFSATLVNESAPVVAIQNFTSRSEVREKVAGALDRLRAPSRT from the coding sequence ATGGATTTCGGGGCCGGGGACATTATCGGAGACAGGATAAAGGAGGCTCTCGACGCCCGGGGAGCGAGGTACGAGCTGGAGGTCGTGGACGCTGGCGACGCCGCCGGTCTCTGGGCCGACCTCATATTCGTCACCGACGAGTTCAGCGCGACCCTGGTGAATGAGAGCGCGCCGGTGGTCGCCATCCAGAACTTCACCAGCCGCTCGGAGGTGCGTGAGAAGGTGGCGGGTGCGCTGGATCGGCTGCGGGCCCCGTCCCGGACGTGA
- the ppdK gene encoding pyruvate, phosphate dikinase, producing the protein MTVARGTFAYEFSEGSEQALASKEILGGKGAGLAAMSSLGLPVPPGFTITTEACRDYMAAGGLSGEIVEQVERQLGKLEESAGKRLGDSEDPLLVSVRSGATVSMPGMMDTVLNLGLGDAAVEGFAASTGDERFAYDSYRRFIQMFGDVVLKVEHEKFEAELESLKIEAGAEDDTDLSAEDLKGLIERYKRVVEDETGSSFSQDPREQLELSIQAVFDSWNTPRAISYRKEFDLPDDSGTAVTVQAMVFGNMGDSSATGVVFTRDPSTGDQGLWGEFLLNAQGEDVVAGIRTPKPIAEMEAFLPRAFGELLETMRRLENEYRDMQDIEFTVERDKLYMLQTRSGKRTAAAALKIAREMAEEDIISREEAVTRIDPSQLDQVLHPYIDPEAELEILAEGLPASPGAATGKVVFSADEAEERGGAGESVILVRKETTPDDVHGMVRAKGTLTALGGMTSHAAVVARGLGIPAVTGCKALKIDSSAGGFSIDGKTFTGEDTITIEGSTGRVVEGAAPLVEPEMSGDLERLLAWADETRDLGVRANADTPEDANRARSLGAEGIGLCRTEHMFMQEGRLEIVRDMILSDTDEATTDALSRLEPLQRGDFEGILEEMDGLPVTIRLLDPPLHEFLPDSVDLYERLAELGDEESSEATEIRRQLRVVESLEEANPMLGLRGCRLGIVRPGLYRMQARAIAEAAKNAREKGLNPIAEIMVPLVGFRTELAGIRTEIEAVVGEVLGPESPVRIGTMIELPRACVVAHEIAQEADFFSFGTNDLTQTTCGLSRDDAESAFLASYLEGGILEKNPFQTVDQDGVGELVAMACKRGRESRPDIKLGVCGEHGGDPESIRFFHETGLDYVSCSPYRVPVARLAAAQAAVNGEREALGVTR; encoded by the coding sequence ATGACCGTTGCGAGGGGTACATTCGCGTACGAGTTCTCCGAGGGCTCCGAGCAGGCGCTAGCCTCGAAGGAGATTTTGGGCGGCAAGGGGGCCGGGCTCGCGGCGATGAGCAGCCTGGGCCTGCCGGTGCCGCCGGGCTTTACCATTACCACTGAGGCTTGCCGGGACTATATGGCGGCGGGCGGGCTCTCCGGTGAGATCGTCGAGCAGGTAGAGCGGCAGCTCGGTAAGCTGGAGGAGTCGGCTGGCAAGCGGCTCGGGGACTCGGAGGACCCTCTGCTGGTCTCGGTTCGCAGCGGGGCCACCGTATCCATGCCGGGGATGATGGATACCGTCCTGAACCTGGGACTGGGCGATGCTGCGGTGGAAGGGTTCGCTGCCAGCACCGGAGACGAACGTTTCGCCTACGACTCTTACCGGCGATTTATCCAGATGTTCGGCGACGTGGTCCTAAAGGTGGAACACGAGAAGTTCGAAGCGGAGCTAGAATCTCTAAAGATAGAGGCCGGGGCGGAGGACGACACGGATCTCTCCGCAGAGGATCTCAAGGGGCTAATAGAGCGCTACAAGCGGGTCGTCGAAGACGAGACCGGGAGCTCTTTTTCGCAGGATCCCAGAGAGCAGCTAGAGCTATCTATACAGGCGGTCTTCGACTCCTGGAACACTCCGCGCGCAATCTCCTACCGCAAGGAGTTCGATCTCCCGGACGACTCTGGGACTGCCGTTACGGTACAGGCGATGGTCTTCGGCAACATGGGAGACAGCTCGGCCACGGGCGTCGTCTTTACCCGCGATCCTTCAACCGGGGATCAGGGCCTCTGGGGCGAGTTTCTACTCAACGCCCAGGGCGAAGACGTGGTGGCCGGAATCCGCACTCCAAAGCCGATCGCGGAGATGGAGGCGTTCCTACCCCGGGCCTTCGGGGAGCTACTCGAAACCATGCGGCGGCTGGAGAACGAGTACCGGGACATGCAGGATATCGAGTTCACCGTCGAGCGGGACAAGCTGTATATGCTCCAGACTCGCAGCGGCAAGCGCACGGCGGCCGCCGCGCTCAAGATCGCCCGCGAGATGGCCGAGGAAGACATCATCAGCCGCGAGGAGGCCGTAACGCGGATAGACCCGAGCCAATTGGACCAGGTGCTCCACCCCTACATAGACCCCGAGGCCGAGCTGGAGATACTCGCCGAGGGATTGCCCGCCTCTCCGGGCGCTGCCACCGGAAAGGTGGTGTTTTCCGCAGATGAGGCCGAAGAACGCGGTGGTGCCGGAGAGAGCGTCATCCTGGTGCGCAAGGAGACCACCCCCGACGACGTACACGGCATGGTACGCGCAAAAGGGACTCTCACGGCTCTCGGAGGCATGACGAGCCACGCCGCCGTCGTCGCCCGGGGGCTCGGTATCCCGGCTGTGACCGGTTGCAAGGCGCTGAAGATCGACTCCTCTGCAGGAGGCTTTAGCATAGACGGCAAGACATTTACCGGAGAGGACACCATCACCATCGAGGGCTCTACAGGCCGGGTGGTGGAGGGCGCCGCGCCGCTGGTCGAGCCCGAGATGAGCGGGGATCTGGAGCGGCTGCTCGCCTGGGCGGACGAGACCCGGGATCTGGGCGTGAGGGCGAATGCCGACACGCCGGAGGACGCGAACCGGGCACGGTCGCTCGGCGCAGAGGGTATTGGGTTGTGCCGGACGGAGCACATGTTCATGCAAGAGGGCCGGCTGGAGATCGTGCGGGATATGATCCTCTCGGACACCGACGAGGCGACCACCGACGCACTCTCCAGGCTCGAACCGCTACAACGCGGCGATTTCGAGGGCATTCTGGAGGAGATGGACGGCCTGCCGGTCACCATAAGGCTGCTCGACCCGCCGCTGCACGAGTTCCTGCCGGACTCGGTGGATCTCTACGAGAGGCTCGCCGAACTCGGGGATGAGGAGTCCAGCGAAGCCACCGAGATAAGACGGCAACTGCGGGTGGTGGAGAGTCTGGAAGAGGCGAACCCGATGCTCGGCCTGAGGGGGTGCAGGCTCGGGATCGTTCGCCCCGGGCTGTACCGGATGCAGGCCAGGGCGATAGCCGAAGCCGCGAAGAATGCTAGGGAGAAAGGCCTGAATCCCATCGCCGAGATCATGGTCCCGCTCGTCGGTTTCAGGACCGAGCTGGCCGGGATCCGGACCGAGATCGAGGCCGTTGTAGGCGAGGTCCTCGGGCCGGAGTCTCCCGTCAGGATCGGCACCATGATAGAGCTACCGCGAGCCTGCGTCGTGGCGCACGAGATAGCCCAGGAGGCCGACTTCTTCTCCTTTGGCACCAACGACCTCACCCAGACCACCTGCGGCCTCTCCCGCGACGACGCCGAGAGCGCCTTCCTCGCCAGCTACCTTGAGGGCGGCATTCTGGAGAAGAACCCGTTTCAGACGGTGGATCAGGACGGGGTAGGCGAGCTGGTGGCGATGGCCTGCAAGCGTGGCCGCGAGTCCCGCCCCGACATTAAGCTGGGCGTCTGCGGCGAGCATGGCGGCGACCCGGAGAGCATCCGCTTCTTCCACGAGACGGGGCTGGACTACGTCTCCTGTTCGCCCTACCGGGTGCCGGTGGCCCGGCTAGCCGCGGCCCAGGCCGCCGTCAACGGCGAAAGAGAGGCGCTTGGCGTGACGAGATAA
- a CDS encoding DUF1330 domain-containing protein: MAFYALNLFDLADNDLYREYSKRSVAAVQKHGGQVVALGGLDGAYEQEPEVEPRRVMVLVEWPSKQAFQDFIEDPEHEDLHPLRENGTRNYLWWTYDKLDDLRPLFQKSGDSGG; this comes from the coding sequence ATGGCTTTCTACGCGCTTAATCTCTTCGATCTCGCGGATAACGATCTGTACCGTGAATACTCCAAACGTTCGGTGGCGGCCGTACAGAAGCACGGCGGCCAGGTCGTGGCTCTCGGCGGGCTCGACGGCGCATACGAGCAGGAGCCGGAGGTGGAGCCCCGACGCGTCATGGTGCTCGTAGAGTGGCCGTCGAAGCAGGCGTTTCAGGACTTCATAGAAGACCCCGAACACGAGGACCTCCATCCCCTGCGGGAGAATGGCACCCGCAACTACCTGTGGTGGACCTACGATAAGCTAGACGACCTGCGGCCCCTCTTCCAAAAGAGCGGGGACTCCGGCGGTTGA